The genome window TTAAGTGAGACTGTAAACCAATTATATTACGATCCCGACAAGCAATATGAACGAGAGGGCGAAGCCCAATGTTTTGCTTTACTAATGTAGCAATTGCTGTATTGGAAATCCGTGCAGAGGCTAAACTGTTGTCTGCAAGTGTTAATGCATCTATACCTTCTTCTTTAAGTTTTTTTGCACCTTCAAAGAAGCGCGTCGTATCTAGTTTTCTTGGAGGATCTAATTCCACAATAACAGAAGCTCTGGTTTTTACAATTTCCTCCAAAGGGGTGTAATCCCTAGGGGGAGGGGAATGCTCCAATATAGAATCAACAACAGCCTTATTAGTTTCAATTGTTTTTTCTGTAATAGGAGAGGCATCCTTCAACACTTTTGCGAAATTTCTGATATGTTCAGGTGTTGTTCCACAGCAGCCTCCTAAAAGTCGAACGCCTTGCTTTCTAAATTCTTCTGCTGATCTTTGGAAATATTCCGCATTGTCTTTATATTCGAATTTTCCGTCAATATAACTTGGTAAACTAGCATTTGGAAAGGCAGATAAGTATGCATTCCTCGGTAATGGTATTTGTTCAAGTGAAGCAATCATATGGTGTGGTCCCAATCTGCAATTCAACCCAATAATATCAGCACCTAAATTCTCTAATCTATCGAAAGCAGAAGCAAGGGATATTTGGTTTTGTAAAATCCCTATTTCGTGTATGGAAAGCTGGGCTAGGACTGGAATATCTGTTTCTTTTTTCGTAATTTCCAGGACTGTTTCGAGTTCCTCCAAATCATAAAATGTTTCCAAAAGAATGCCGTCGACATCTTCTAATAACAAGCAGTAAAGCTGTTCACGGAAACTGCGCTTCAACTCTTCTAAACTAATAGCTTGAGGCTTCATTCCTCTATTTCCACCAATTGTACCAAGTACATTTACATTTTTATTTTCCACGGCTTTTTTGGCAATTTTTACGGCTGCGCTGTTTATTTCCTTCACGTTATCTTCTAATCCGTATCTTTGTAATTTTAAATAGTTGGCAGCATATGTATTGGTTTGGATAATATCTGCGCCGGCATGGATATATGCTTGATGAACCTGCTCAATCTGTTCAGGGTGAGAAAGGTTTAAAGATT of Niallia circulans contains these proteins:
- a CDS encoding bifunctional homocysteine S-methyltransferase/methylenetetrahydrofolate reductase, with protein sequence MNFLDRLKNEILIGDGAMGTLLYSYGKDTCFESLNLSHPEQIEQVHQAYIHAGADIIQTNTYAANYLKLQRYGLEDNVKEINSAAVKIAKKAVENKNVNVLGTIGGNRGMKPQAISLEELKRSFREQLYCLLLEDVDGILLETFYDLEELETVLEITKKETDIPVLAQLSIHEIGILQNQISLASAFDRLENLGADIIGLNCRLGPHHMIASLEQIPLPRNAYLSAFPNASLPSYIDGKFEYKDNAEYFQRSAEEFRKQGVRLLGGCCGTTPEHIRNFAKVLKDASPITEKTIETNKAVVDSILEHSPPPRDYTPLEEIVKTRASVIVELDPPRKLDTTRFFEGAKKLKEEGIDALTLADNSLASARISNTAIATLVKQNIGLRPLVHIACRDRNIIGLQSHLMGLHTLGIHDVLAITGDPARVGDFPGASSVYDMTSFDLISMIKQLNEGLSFSGKNLGQKTTFSVSAAFNPNVRQVEKAVKRLEKKIECGADYIITQPVYSEQKIIELYEATKHIDTPIYIGLMPLTSSNNAEFLHNEVPGIKIDDSIRRTMAQFKDNPVQAAQQGLKITKSLIDTAANYFNGIYLITPFLRYELSVELARYTKLRTAALRRTTDATNFIS